The Petrotoga olearia DSM 13574 genome contains the following window.
GCATTAGTTTTCTTTCGGACCCTTCGTTAGCGATGTTCTCTGTTATTTTAGTGAATGTTTGGTATGGAATACCTTTTTTTGCCATCATGATTTTAGCAGCATTACAGTCTGTCCCTGATTCTCTTTACGATGCAGCGGAAATCGACGGTGCGGGTTACTTCACCAAGCTCTTCAATATCACTATACCATACATAAAACCTACTCTTATAAATACCATTTTATTGAGAACTATATGGGTTATGAATTTCCCTGATATCATTTACGGCATGACACGTGGCGGCCCTGCTGGAAGCACTGAGATTTTGGCTGTAAAAATGATAAATACGGTTTTTTATGAATCCGACTATAGTAAAGCTGCAGCACATGGTGTAGTTATCATTTTAATTTTTTTCATTTATACTATGATGTACTTAAAATTAACTTCTAAAGGTGAGTTCAGCCTATGAAGAAAAAAATTTTCCCCAAAGTTATACGTATAATTTTGCTCTCTATGTTTTTTGTTTTTGCAATTTTTCCGTTATATTGGATTGTAATAACTTCGTTAAAACCTACACAGGAAATATACTCCTTTCCAGTTAGGTATTGGACAAATAATCCCACTTTTTTTGGATACAAGAGATTATTTGAATTTGTCAATTTTAAAAGATATTTTGTAAACAGTATTTTCGTATCTATAGGTGCTTCCTTTGTTTCAACAATATTTGCCATGTTAAGCGGATATATACTTTCAAGAAAGGAATTTAAATGGAAATATCCTATTATATTATTCTTATTTTTTTCTCAGATGATCCCAACTTATTTAATCATGGTCCCGCAATATACCATGTTTTCAAAGTTAAATTTAATCAATAAACTCACCAGCCTAATAATAATTTATAGTGGTTTTGGAGCAGCCTTTAGTACAATAATGGCTAAGGGATTTTTTGATAGAATTCCAAAAAGCATCGAGGAAGCCGCTTTAATTGACGGATGTAATGAAATTCAATCTCTATTCAAAATCACTATTCCCTTAATGTTGCCGGGTTTATCGGCTATTCTCAGTTTCTCTTTTGTAAATAACTGGAATGAGCTGTTTACTGCGGTTATGTTTTTAAATACATCTGATAAATATACGGTGCCTGTAGGGTTATATTCTATTGTATCAAAGGCAGGTGTCCAGTGGAATGTGCTGGCTGCTGGAATTGTAATAGCTCTTTTGCCAACAATTATAGTATTTGCTATCTCGCAAAAGTATATTATCGCAGGGCTTACACAAGGAAGCTTAAAAGATTAATATTGTAAATGATTTTTATAGCTTAATTCCATCTTAAAAATTCAAAAGCGGTGATAAAAATGAAATTTTTAGGAATAGACGGTGGTGGTACTCACATAGCTGCCAGTTTGATCAACGAAAGTGGAGATATATTAAAAAAAATTGAGATAGAAACAGGTGTCAATCTCACCTCTGTTGATCAAGAAAGACTGAAAAGTATTATAAGTACAGTTAAAACAAAAATAACCGAAGTTGATGGAATAGTAGTAAGTTTCTCAGGTGCTGGAACATCCCAAAGAAAAATACAACTATTAGATATTTTTAAGGAAATTTTTGACATCAACAACATCTTCGTATATAACGATGGTGAATCTATTCTCTATTCTCTTTTTAAAGGAAATAGTTTAGCGATTGTTATTGCTGGTACTGGGTCTATGATCATGGGTATGAATGAAGATCAAAGTATTGTAAGAAGTGGTGGCTGGGGGCATCTTTTTGATGATGTAGGAGGAGGTTTTTGGATATCAACAAGAATTATTCAAGAAGCTTTCAGATACAAAGACAAATTAAGAGAATTCGATCCTATTTTTAATAGACTTCTAAAATTCTACTCTTGTGAAGAGATTGAAGCTCTTACCTCTTTACAAGGGAGAAAAGATTTTAAAACAATCATTTCTTCTTTCACCAAAAAAGCTTTAGAAAAGCCAACAAATCTTGTTGAAGAAATAATTAATGAAGGTATTTCTGATTTAACTTTAAGATGTAAAAAGATTTTAGATTCTTTGAATATAAAAGATCTTTATTTGAGTGGAAGCCTTTTTAAATCTGAATACTACTTACAAAAATTTCAAGAATTTATGCTTAATTATTCATTACACCCGTTGAACTTTGATGTAAGTGAACAAATGGCATTATTAGCTAGAAAGTATTTTTTAATCAAATAAAACTTCTCTTCATTACTTTAAAAAATATGCCCCACCCAAAAATATAGAAAGATATAACCTCTGTTAATTTTTATATTTTAAGACCTTGTGTGATTTTTACAGCCGATGAAAGAGAGTCCAAATAAGTAGTACTCGAATTTAAGGTATAAACAGAAAGAGGCATAATAAATGTACCATGAATATCGAAATTCTCAAGATCTCCATTAGGCTTTTTCTGCTTAAAGCCCGCCCCTTGATGTATTACATAGTATTCATTTCCGAATTTACCTAGATACATCATAACGTGACCTTTCATAAAAAGAATATCCCCGGTTTTTAAACCATCCAATATTATTTTTCTTTCCTCTGTTTGCTGAGGGAAAGAAGTTCTTTCAGCAGGAGTCATGATTTCTTGATACTTACTATCTCTTGGTAAATATACTCCAAAACACTTAAATATATCCATTATGAAACGCGAACAATCTCTATTGTAATCACTTCCCCCCCAGCCATATCTTTCACCAACCATTTTAAATGCTTGTTTAATTAAATTTTTCTGCGTGAGATCAGGGAAAGAAGCTTTTACTTCTTTTGCTGAGGGAATTGGAAAAATCCCATACTTTTCATTGGTCAATTTTCTTTTAAGAGGGATTTTTACCGGATAACACCCTTCAGGAAATAAGGTGTTCATTTTAAAATAAAAACTATTTATTTCATCCTCATTCGCTAAAACTAACTTATCCCCCATTTGAAAATGAAATTTGCCAAATGCAGGCACATCCTCAGTACAAACTTTACTTTCCATAACTATTAGAGTTCTTGGCGATTTATTGTAATCAAAGAACTCTTTTTTAGAAACCGCAGTTAAATTTTTGATGTTTATCCACCCTGAATAAAAAGAACTCTGAACAAAATACCAATTTAGTTTAAAACTTTTTCTGTAAATTAAAATCGGTTCCCCTGGCGAAAGAGTAGTGAGCCTAGTAATATCATGAAAAGGATAATTTGGTGTTATTCCCAATGGATATTTAAAAGGAAGGGCTTTTAGGTCGCTTCTATCAGTTATTAAACCAAAAGATACTTGAATATTCCCAGAAATCCCTTTTTTGAAATCTTGAAAATTCGAAAGAAAATCTTTTAACTTATCTTTTTTCAATGGTCTTATTTTTCCACCATCTTTGATAAATAAATTTTCTTCAATTATTTTTTCTGAATTTTCCATTGGCATTACCTTTTCAATTTCATTTATAAAATCATATGCTGTTATTTCATTTTTTGGATTAGAGAAATCGTAATAATAGTTTTCTATATGAGATTCAACCATCTTCTTATAAAGAAGATGGTTGAATGATTTTATTTCAGAATCATCCATCAAAATTTCATCTGCGTTATGTAATCTAGCTATCCAAAAATCAGGGTCATAAAACCTTTTATCTTTTAAATGAGTACATATAAATTCATTGACCACTTTTTATCTCCATTCGATATTTTCGATATCCATTTTTATTAAATCATCGTAAATTTCTCTTCTTGTTATCAACTTATATTTCCCATTGTTAACTAAAACAATGGCAGGTTTTAGAAAACCATTATAATTACTTGACATCGAATAGGTATAATCTCCAGTAGATGGGATCGCTAACAAATCTCCCGATTTTATTTCTGGAAGACAAGTCTCTTCAATCAAAATATCTCCTGATTCACAAGCCCTACCAGCTATTGTAACCTTTTCTAAGTTGATTGTATCTTTTGGCCGATTCGCAATAAACACCTCATATTTAGCACCATACAATGCAGGCCTAATATTATCAGACATACCTCCATCAACAACTACGTATTTTTTATTTTCGGTTCTCTTAATGGTCCCGACAGTGTACAGTGTGGTTCCAGCGCTAGAAATAATATACCTACCTGGTTCTATTATTATTTTTGGAGAAGGATAATGAAATTTACTTGATAAAAATCTAACTTCTTGAATAATTTCTTTTATAGCATTCTGAATATCTATAGCTTTTTCAAAAGTCGAGTGTGCTACACCAAATCCTCCACCAATATCAATTTCTGGTAAAACAACCCCCGTTTCTCCTCTTATTTTGTTCAAAAGATCAAAAAAAGTTTTTACTAACTCCACATAAGGTTTTGGTTCGTTTATTTGAGAACCAATATGAGCATGAATACCTTTAATCTCCAAATTTTCAGAATTTTTTATGGATTTAATCAGTTTCAACATTTCATCAAAAGGCATCCCAAATTTGGAATCCTTTTGACCGGTCGAAATATACTCATGAGTGTCTGGAGCAATGTTGGGGATAACCCTAAAGTAAATTTTTGCCTTTTTTCTTAATTTTTTACTGATCTTTTCAATTTTTCTAAATTCATCTTCATTATCTACTATAATGTGACCTACGTCATTCTCCAGAGCCATAACTAATTCTTCATTAGTCTTACTGTTCCCATTAAAGAAAATTTTACCAGAAGGAAAGGAACTATGAAAGGCTATATAAAGTTCTCCCCCTGAAACCACTTCTAAAGACACATTCTCACTTTGTAAAATTCTACAAATCTCCGTGTTCAAAAATGCCTTCGATGCATAAGCGATTTCATAATTATTATAATCAACGCTTTCGAAGGCACTTTTTAACTTTTTGATATTTTCCCTTATTTGAGCTTCGTTCAACACTAACAGTGGGGTACCATACTCATTAGCTAAGTGGGTACTTTTTACCCCAGAAATCTCTAAAACACCATCTTTATCTATTATCATACAAAAAACATCTCACTTTTCTGTTATCTACCTGAAAGTATGAAGGTAAATAATTCTTGCATCTTTCCATAGCAAATTGACAACGAGGTTCAAAAGGGCACCCCTTGGGAGGATTAATTAAATCTGGTACTTCTCCAGTATTTCCTAACTTTTCTGAAGTTATTTTATCCGGATCAGGTGCAGCTTTTCTTAGCAACTTTGTATAGGGATGTAATGGGTCTAACACTACTTCATCCGCTGTTCCTTCTTCCATTATCATACCCGCATACATCACGGCTATTCTATCCGAAATATATCGAGCAGCAGCTAAATCATGAGTTACGTGAATATATGTTGTATCGAGATCATCTCTAATTTTCAACATTAATTTCATTATACCCGCTCTAATTGAAACATCCAACATAGAAGTAGGTTCATCCGCTAATATTACAGATGGCTTTGTAACTATGGCTCTTGCGATAACTACTCTCTGCCTTTGGCCCCCAGATAATTCGTGAGGATATTTGTCGATAAAGTTTTCTACCGGGGTAAGTTCGACCTCCTCAAGAACATCTTTTATCCTTTGGTTTACTTGTTCAAATTTGTGAAGTTCAAGAGGTCTTTTTAATATTTGATACACTCTTTTTACTGGATTGAGCGAAGAGAAAGGATCTTGAAAGATCATCTGAATCTGTTCTCGGAATTTTAATTCTTCATTCCTTTTAAATTTTTTAGGAATTATTTCACCTTTGAATTTTATACTTCCGTTATTTTCCAAGTAAATACGAGATAATACCCGTAACAAAGTAGTCTTACCTGAACCACTTTCTCCAACTATTGAGATGATTTCTTTTGGGAAAACATCCAAATAAATATTTCTCAGAGCATGAACATATTGAGTTTTAAATCCTTTTCTTACAGAAAACTTCTTTGTTACATTATCAAAAGATATTACCGGGGAAAATGACATGCAACCCACCTCCCTGGAGTAACCTCTTTAAATTCTGGTTTTTTATCACATAAATCTTTTCTGTATGTGCACCTTTCTTTAAATGGGCATCCTTTTATTTCTTTTGAGAGATCTGGTATTCTGCCGGGTATTCCCTTATATTCTTTTGATACAGCAGTTAACCTTGGAAAAGAATTTATTAATCCTTCGGTGTATGGATGCGATGGGCTCGAATATACGGCTTTAGTGGGACCTATTTCAACCATTTCTCCTGCATACATGATTGAAATCCTTTTTGATAGCTCAAATAACAAAGATATGTCGTGGGTTACAAAAATAATTGAAAATCTATTTTTTCTCCTTATCTCATCTATTTGTTCCATAATAGATCTTTGAACGACAACATCAAGCGATGTCGTTGGTTCATCCATTACAACTAATGATGGAGAAAAAACCAAAGCCATTGCTATAGCCACTCGTTGTTTCATTCCTCCGGATAATTGATGAGGATAACTTTCCATTCTTTCTTTTTGGATTCCAACCATGTGTAAGACTTTTTCAACCATACCTATCGCTTCACTTTTTGAGTAGTTACTATGTTCGAATATTACATCCATAATCTGATCTTTTATCTTATAAACAGGGTTTAAAGCATTCATTGCACTTTGGGTGACTAACGAAAATTCTACCCATCTTTTCTTTCTGAGCTTTTCTTTATCCATTTTTAGAATATTTTCACCTTTATATATAATTTCTCCTTCAAAAATTTCACCTGGTTTTTTTAAAAGTTTGAGAATAGAGAAGAGTAAAGTAGATTTACCACACCCTGATTCGCCCGCTATTCCTAAGAAGTCATCCTCTTCCACGTTGAAACTTACATTTTTAACTGCCTTCACTATTTTATTGTTACTTCTATATCCTGCATTTAAATTTTTGACTTCTAAAAGCACTACTCACACCCCTCTTAGTCTTGGATTTGTAATCTCATCAATAGAGAAATTAAGCAAAGCAAAACTGGCACCTAATGTTGCTATAGCTGCTCCAGGAGCCAAAACCCAGCCCCATGAATTATTTAATAGGGCACTGCTGTTTTGGGCCCAATACAACATTGTTCCCCAAGTTATAGCACTAACGTCTCCAAATCCAAGAAATTCTAATGAAGCTTCTCCAACAATCGCAGTTAAACATGCCATAAAAAAGTTAGAAGAAAGCAAAGAAAACATGTTCGGCATGATCTCAGAAAAGATTATTCTTCCACTTTTTTCACCTGTTATTTTTGAAGCAAGGATGAACTCGCGACTCCTCATTGTCAGGGTTTGTGATCTTATAACCCTCGCTCCAGGAGCCCAACTTGTGAATGCTATTACTAAAATAATAGGTACAACTCCCCTAATCCTTATGTAAGAAGCTATAACTATCATTAAAGGCAAACCCGGAATTACCATAAAAACGTCTATTATTGTGGAAAGTATCCTATCAACTAATCCTCCAAAGTATCCAGCTGTCATCCCTATTAATACTGAAATACTCGTCATCAAAGCCCCTGTTGAAAGCCCAACTATTAAAGAAAGCCTCGTTCCATAAATCAATTGAGATAATATATCCCTTCCCATCCTATCAAGCCCTAGCGGATGATTAAATGAAGGCTGACTATATGGGGATCCTACAAAATCGTTGGGATTATAAGGTGCAAAAAAAGGAGCGAATACAGCTACTATAACAAAAAATAATATTATTGATAACCCCACAATGGCTTTTTTGTTTAGCTTTTTTATCATATACTATCAACCCCTTGTCCTTGGATCTAGGAAAATGTAAATAAAATCAAGCAAAAAGTTAGCTAACAAAACGGATAAAGATATAATGAAGAAAATGGCTTGCATTAGCGGGTAATCCTGACTAGTAACACCCTTATACATTAAATATCCTATTCCAGGATATGAAAAAACAATTTCTGTCAATAATGCTCCGCCTACTATATAACCTAAAGAAAGACCAAAAGAAGTTACGCTGGGAAGAAGCGCGTTTCTTGCTGCATACCTATTCATAATCTCTTTATCTTTCAGACCCTTAGCTTCGGCAACCACTATAAAATCTTCTGAAAGTGTTGATATCATATTGTTTCTCATGGTTAAGATCCAGGTACCTAAGGAAGCTAAGACTAATGTAAGAGCGGGAAGAAATCCGTGATATAACACACTTCCTACAAATCGCCATCCAGTTAAAAATTCTTGTGTTGAATAAGCATTTGAAAGTGGAAATGCTCCTAACATAAATCCAAAAACATAAAGCAAAATCAAGGCTAACCAAAAATATGGAAAACCTCTAATTATTAGGCCAATGATTGTTACAAAAGAATCAAATGGTGTATTTCTTTTCCACCCCGCTCTTATTCCCAAAGAAGTTCCTAAAATAAAGCTGATTACCGTTGAAATTCCCACAAGCCCAATAGTCCATGGTAAAGATGAAAAAATTAAATCCTTTACCTCAACAGGGTAATATGAATACGACACACCAAAATTAAAAGTTAAAGTATTTTTTAAATAAGAGAAGTATTGTTTGAGTATAGGTGTTTCTTTATCGACGCCCAACGCTATTCTCATTGCGTCAACTGCTTCAGGCTGCACCTCTCCACCCATTCTTAAAAGTATTCTTTCTGCTGGATCGCCGGGCATCAACCTTGGCAATATAAAGTTGATTGTAAGTGCAGCAATTAAAGCAATTACAAAAAAGAAAATCTTTTCTCTCAAATATTTCATACGTTATACCTCCAAAAACCGCCCCAAAAGGGGCGGGTCGTTATTATTCCCTGAATCAATTTACTTAACAGGTTCCAAGTTCATTATAATGTATGCCTTATCCATTCCGGTTATAGTTGGTAAAGCATATGGATTTTCCTCATTAGGCCATCCTTCAAAATTATAGGTAGTGTATTCAAACCATGTTGGATTGTAAAACAAAGGAATAGATGGAAATTCCTGCAAAGCGATTAGTTGAAGTGATGAAATAGCAAGTTCTCTCTCTTTTTCATCTGAAGTATTCCTAAAAATTTCTAACAAAGAATCCGTCGTTAAGCTAATCCAGCCACCTCTGTTGTCACCACTGTATGCATTTGTGGAATGTAACCACCTTTCATAGAAAAAGTAAGGATTTATACCATAATTCACCCAACTCAAAGCCAATTCAAAGTCTTTATTTCTAATTCTCTCTAAATACAATCCGAAATCAACTTGGGATACAACTACATCTATCCCTATTTGTTTCAGCTGGGATGAAAGTACTTGTGACACTGCTATCCAATCAGTCCAACCAGCAGGTACTATCAATTCAAAACTCAATTTATTTCCTCTAGCATCAGAGAATATACCATCTCTGCCAATACTATATCCCAAATCACTTAACATCTTTTTTGCTTTTTCAGTATCTTTGGTATACCACAAATGTTTTAAATTCTCATTGATTAATTCTGAGAAACCACCTTTTATTAGTACAGGATTGGAAACAGTTGCTAAATTCGACATTCCTAACTGTACCAGCTGTTCATTATCTATTCCTAAAGCGATTGCCTTTCGGAAATTCTCATCTTTAAACCTTTCATCATCAAGGTTGAAGAAAAGTAGGACTGGGTTACCTTCAGGAAGCCAATAACCTCTTTCCTCTGGATCGGCTTTAATAAATATATTCTCAATATTTGGAAAAAACAAGGTTCCCCAATCAATTTCTTTATTCATTAAAGCTAATTGAGCAGCATCATTTCCAGTAAAGGCTGGAATTCTAATAGTACTAACTTTCACCTTTTCTTCCTGCCAATAATTTGGATTTTTCTCCAAAGTATAAACTTGGCTAGTAAATCGTCCTATCAAGTAAGCACCAGTTCCAATAGGGTTTTCAGCAGTATAGGTAGTTGGGTCATTTAAAGTGCTCCAGATATGTTGAGGGACGATGTATACGTTAAAAATATCTGTATATATAAGTGTATCAACTTGAGATAAAACAAACTTCACATGTTGATCATCTACTTTAGTTACCTCTTTCAAACCTTTTTGCCAAACACCACCAATATCCAAAGCGGGGTAAGCTTTAATCATATTAAAAGTAAATACTACGTCATCAGCATTAAAATTCTTTCCATCAGACCATTTTACATTTTCCCTTAATGTGACTTCAAGTTCCAAATAATCATCAGACCATTCATAATTTGTAGCTAACCACGGAACTATCTCGCCAGTATATCCGTTAATATAAAACAAAGTTTCATAAATAAAACCTCTTGCAGAGAAATTACTTCCACCTGAAAAAAAGGGGTTGAAATTTCTTGAAAACGGTCCTGTTACATCCATGATCATTGACAGAGTGCTTGCCAATGAAACTACACTTAAAACAGAAATCACTACAAACAACAGTATCTTTTTCATCTTTGTTCCCTCCTTAAAATTTTTTGGGATAGTCTCTTTAGAAACTCTAAAACCTTCTTTAGTAAATTTTTACCACGTTCCTCATCCATAGAGTTGGAAATAATGTATGCCTCTCAAAATCTCTTTTTAACTAGTTTCTCCTCATTCTTGATATCTTTTTTGAGTTCAACCTATTTATCCTACAGAATCACGTTTGAATTTTGTTTCGCTTTTTACACTTTTTCTGTTTATTCGTCTATCTTAAGTTTATTATGTACCTTGACTATATTATGTAGGTGGAACTTTTTTAACAAATACACAGATTTTCATGATTTCTATCTTTTCTTATAATTGATATAATACCAGAATTTTGCAAATAATTTAAAAAATGTCAAATCAAAAAAAGAATTAAATTTGTATTAAAGTAATGACTTTAATTTGAGTATTTCCACTTTTTAATAAATTATACTACTATATTTTTTCTTTTGCAAATTAGAAATAATGAGATATAGCCCTATAATCCAAAATAATTGCCTGTAATTCTGAATAATCACTCTTAATTAGAAAAAATAAAATTGACATATTGTTATGACTTAATATACAATATATATAATCAAAAAGTGGAGGAGACTATAAAATGATTCTTCAAGGTTTGGATATAATGGAAAAAGATGGATTCTCAAAATTCAAAAACAAAAAAGTTGGTTTGGTAATAAATTATTCCTTTGTTAACAAAAATATGGAAGATGGTATAGAAATAATGTTGAAAAATGGAGTAGATGTAAGAAAAATATTTACACCTGAACATGGATTATATGGTCTTGCTGATGGAGTTGAATATCCAGATCAGATTCATCCTGTATATAATATACCAATCATTAGCCTGTATGGAAAGCACAAAAAGCCTACGCAAGAAATGTTAGAAGATATCGATGTATTAGTATACGATATTCAAGATGTAGGTTTAAGATTTTATACTTTTATATACACTTTAGCTAATACAATGATTTCTGCCCAAGAAAATAATAAAAAAATCATCGTATTAGACAGAATAAATCCTTTAGGGAGAATTGTTTTTGGTTCACGAATAAAAAAAGAATATTCAACTTTTGTTGGTGGATATGAGCTTCCTTTAAGATACGGTTTAACACCAGGTGAATTGGCAAAGTACTACAAAAAATATCTTGGCCTTGATTTAGATCTTGAAATCATTCCTCTTGAAGGATGGAAAGGAGAATCATTTGAAAACACTAAATTGAGGTGGAATATACCTTCGCCAGCCCTTCCAACATTTGATTGTACCTTGGCTTACAGTGGAACTTGTCTCATAGAGGGGACTAATGTAAGTGAAGGAAGAGGCACTCCTAAACCTTTCTGTTTCATAGGAGCGCCTTGGATAGATGAAAACATTCTATACAAATTCATAAAAGAAAAATTCCCTAATTTAATTTTAAGAAAAAGGTATTTTATACCAAATTCTTCTAAACATGAAGGTAAATTGTGCAAGGGTTTAGAATTTTTCCCTGAAATTAAAGATAATTTTACTATTGTTGCCATAGAGATTATACGCCACTTAATTCAACAAAGAGGAAAATTTGAGTTTAGAAAATATATAGATAGAGAAAACCATACACAAAGAGATCATATAGAAAATTTATTGGGAGAGGACAAAAAAATTTTCTTTGAGAACGATGACACTTATTTAACCGAATGGTACAAGAGCTCTCAAGAGTTCGTAGATTTTTGTGAAGATATACTATTATATGGAGGATTAAGACTATGGAAAATTTAGAGAAGGATTTGGGGAAATTATTCTTAATAGGAATTCAAGGCACCTCTTTAAATAGCGAAAATATGAAGGCTTTAAAGTCAATTTTGCCTGGTGCCATCATTTTCTTTTCACGAAACATTGAAGATAAATATCAACTTAGCAAGTTTATCGAAGATATAAAAAATTTTTTAGATTACGAACCTTTATTTTGCATAGATCAAGAAGGTGGAACTGTAACTAGATTAAAAAAAGGGTTTACTATTGTACCAAGCGCTATGGGCATAACTGCAACCAGCCAACCAGAGAACGCTTACATTTCTGCAAATTTGCTTGCAAAAGAGCTGCTGTCAGTTGGAATTGATTGGAACCTTGCTCCCGTTGTTGATATAAACAATAACCCAAAGA
Protein-coding sequences here:
- a CDS encoding carbohydrate ABC transporter permease — protein: MRRKKFIFFLLLPTLLLISFIILYPTISGVMLSFKNYSLYNFQNIEWIGFENFKTIFSDPFYIDTIWNTLKWVIFSVFFQLILGFILALLMKEPFKGRGVYAGLVFYPWAISGFAIGLIWSWLLNGQFGVINDILIKIGIIEEGISFLSDPSLAMFSVILVNVWYGIPFFAIMILAALQSVPDSLYDAAEIDGAGYFTKLFNITIPYIKPTLINTILLRTIWVMNFPDIIYGMTRGGPAGSTEILAVKMINTVFYESDYSKAAAHGVVIILIFFIYTMMYLKLTSKGEFSL
- a CDS encoding carbohydrate ABC transporter permease, producing MKKKIFPKVIRIILLSMFFVFAIFPLYWIVITSLKPTQEIYSFPVRYWTNNPTFFGYKRLFEFVNFKRYFVNSIFVSIGASFVSTIFAMLSGYILSRKEFKWKYPIILFLFFSQMIPTYLIMVPQYTMFSKLNLINKLTSLIIIYSGFGAAFSTIMAKGFFDRIPKSIEEAALIDGCNEIQSLFKITIPLMLPGLSAILSFSFVNNWNELFTAVMFLNTSDKYTVPVGLYSIVSKAGVQWNVLAAGIVIALLPTIIVFAISQKYIIAGLTQGSLKD
- a CDS encoding BadF/BadG/BcrA/BcrD ATPase family protein, translating into MKFLGIDGGGTHIAASLINESGDILKKIEIETGVNLTSVDQERLKSIISTVKTKITEVDGIVVSFSGAGTSQRKIQLLDIFKEIFDINNIFVYNDGESILYSLFKGNSLAIVIAGTGSMIMGMNEDQSIVRSGGWGHLFDDVGGGFWISTRIIQEAFRYKDKLREFDPIFNRLLKFYSCEEIEALTSLQGRKDFKTIISSFTKKALEKPTNLVEEIINEGISDLTLRCKKILDSLNIKDLYLSGSLFKSEYYLQKFQEFMLNYSLHPLNFDVSEQMALLARKYFLIK
- a CDS encoding NlpC/P60 family protein — its product is MVNEFICTHLKDKRFYDPDFWIARLHNADEILMDDSEIKSFNHLLYKKMVESHIENYYYDFSNPKNEITAYDFINEIEKVMPMENSEKIIEENLFIKDGGKIRPLKKDKLKDFLSNFQDFKKGISGNIQVSFGLITDRSDLKALPFKYPLGITPNYPFHDITRLTTLSPGEPILIYRKSFKLNWYFVQSSFYSGWINIKNLTAVSKKEFFDYNKSPRTLIVMESKVCTEDVPAFGKFHFQMGDKLVLANEDEINSFYFKMNTLFPEGCYPVKIPLKRKLTNEKYGIFPIPSAKEVKASFPDLTQKNLIKQAFKMVGERYGWGGSDYNRDCSRFIMDIFKCFGVYLPRDSKYQEIMTPAERTSFPQQTEERKIILDGLKTGDILFMKGHVMMYLGKFGNEYYVIHQGAGFKQKKPNGDLENFDIHGTFIMPLSVYTLNSSTTYLDSLSSAVKITQGLKI
- the lysA gene encoding diaminopimelate decarboxylase, encoding MIIDKDGVLEISGVKSTHLANEYGTPLLVLNEAQIRENIKKLKSAFESVDYNNYEIAYASKAFLNTEICRILQSENVSLEVVSGGELYIAFHSSFPSGKIFFNGNSKTNEELVMALENDVGHIIVDNEDEFRKIEKISKKLRKKAKIYFRVIPNIAPDTHEYISTGQKDSKFGMPFDEMLKLIKSIKNSENLEIKGIHAHIGSQINEPKPYVELVKTFFDLLNKIRGETGVVLPEIDIGGGFGVAHSTFEKAIDIQNAIKEIIQEVRFLSSKFHYPSPKIIIEPGRYIISSAGTTLYTVGTIKRTENKKYVVVDGGMSDNIRPALYGAKYEVFIANRPKDTINLEKVTIAGRACESGDILIEETCLPEIKSGDLLAIPSTGDYTYSMSSNYNGFLKPAIVLVNNGKYKLITRREIYDDLIKMDIENIEWR
- a CDS encoding ABC transporter ATP-binding protein, with protein sequence MSFSPVISFDNVTKKFSVRKGFKTQYVHALRNIYLDVFPKEIISIVGESGSGKTTLLRVLSRIYLENNGSIKFKGEIIPKKFKRNEELKFREQIQMIFQDPFSSLNPVKRVYQILKRPLELHKFEQVNQRIKDVLEEVELTPVENFIDKYPHELSGGQRQRVVIARAIVTKPSVILADEPTSMLDVSIRAGIMKLMLKIRDDLDTTYIHVTHDLAAARYISDRIAVMYAGMIMEEGTADEVVLDPLHPYTKLLRKAAPDPDKITSEKLGNTGEVPDLINPPKGCPFEPRCQFAMERCKNYLPSYFQVDNRKVRCFLYDNR
- a CDS encoding ABC transporter ATP-binding protein, giving the protein MLLEVKNLNAGYRSNNKIVKAVKNVSFNVEEDDFLGIAGESGCGKSTLLFSILKLLKKPGEIFEGEIIYKGENILKMDKEKLRKKRWVEFSLVTQSAMNALNPVYKIKDQIMDVIFEHSNYSKSEAIGMVEKVLHMVGIQKERMESYPHQLSGGMKQRVAIAMALVFSPSLVVMDEPTTSLDVVVQRSIMEQIDEIRRKNRFSIIFVTHDISLLFELSKRISIMYAGEMVEIGPTKAVYSSPSHPYTEGLINSFPRLTAVSKEYKGIPGRIPDLSKEIKGCPFKERCTYRKDLCDKKPEFKEVTPGRWVACHFPR
- a CDS encoding ABC transporter permease → MIKKLNKKAIVGLSIILFFVIVAVFAPFFAPYNPNDFVGSPYSQPSFNHPLGLDRMGRDILSQLIYGTRLSLIVGLSTGALMTSISVLIGMTAGYFGGLVDRILSTIIDVFMVIPGLPLMIVIASYIRIRGVVPIILVIAFTSWAPGARVIRSQTLTMRSREFILASKITGEKSGRIIFSEIMPNMFSLLSSNFFMACLTAIVGEASLEFLGFGDVSAITWGTMLYWAQNSSALLNNSWGWVLAPGAAIATLGASFALLNFSIDEITNPRLRGV
- a CDS encoding ABC transporter permease, with the protein product MKYLREKIFFFVIALIAALTINFILPRLMPGDPAERILLRMGGEVQPEAVDAMRIALGVDKETPILKQYFSYLKNTLTFNFGVSYSYYPVEVKDLIFSSLPWTIGLVGISTVISFILGTSLGIRAGWKRNTPFDSFVTIIGLIIRGFPYFWLALILLYVFGFMLGAFPLSNAYSTQEFLTGWRFVGSVLYHGFLPALTLVLASLGTWILTMRNNMISTLSEDFIVVAEAKGLKDKEIMNRYAARNALLPSVTSFGLSLGYIVGGALLTEIVFSYPGIGYLMYKGVTSQDYPLMQAIFFIISLSVLLANFLLDFIYIFLDPRTRG